From Scomber scombrus chromosome 9, fScoSco1.1, whole genome shotgun sequence, one genomic window encodes:
- the LOC133985636 gene encoding protein Wnt-8a-like, which produces MVQLLFWLLLLLYKMTPGYAWVASNFLMTGPKAYLTYARSVQVGAQSGIEECKHQFAWDRWNCPDSAVQLRGLRRATRETSFVHAISAAGVMYTLTRNCSLGDLDDCGCDVSKNGKIGGRGWLWGGCSDNVDFGERISKQYVDAQETGQDSRAAVNLHNNEAGRQAVKATMKRICRCHGMSESCSVQTCWTQLSDFRDIGNYLKIKHGQAQKLDIDKKRMRAGNSADNRGAVVDAFGSISRAELVYLEDSPDYCRRNSSTGLYGTEGRECVQHGEGLTQWERRSCRRLCHECGLRVEERRTEVVSSCNCKFHWCCKVNCEDCSQVIVKYVCARRDGGEGHGFRRRYRGPKQ; this is translated from the exons ATGGTGCAATTATTATTCTGGCTTCTACTTCTTCTATATAAAATGACTCCGGGATATGCCTG GGTCGCAAGTAACTTTCTTATGACGGGACCcaag GCCTATCTCACCTATGCAAGAAGCGTGCAGGTGGGCGCACAGAGCGGGATTGAGGAGTGCAAACATCAGTTTGCTTGGGATAGATGGAACTGTCCAGACAGCGCAGTGCAGCTCAGAGGACTAAGGCGAG CCACCCGAGAGACGTCTTTCGTCCACGCCATCAGTGCAGCGGGGGTCATGTACACTCTGACCAGGAACTGCAGTCTGGGAGATCTCGACGACTGTGGGTGTGATGTCTCAAAGAACGGGAAAATTG GCGGACGGGGCTGGTTATGGGGTGGCTGTAGTGATAACGTGGATTTCGGGGAGAGGATTTCCAAACAGTACGTGGATGCACAGGAGACCGGTCAGGACTCCAGAGCTGCTGTCAACTTGCACAACAACGAAGCTGGACGTCAA GCTGTAAAAGCAACAATGAAGCGCATCTGCAGATGTCATGGCATGTCTGAGAGCTGCAGCGTCCAAACCTGTTGGACACAGCTATCCGATTTCAGAGACATTGGCAACTATTTGAAGATCAAGCACGGCCAAGCCCAAAAACTGGACATCGACAAAAAGCGTATGCGGGCTGGCAACAGCGCGGACAACCGAGGTGCCGTCGTGGACGCGTTCGGCAGCATCTCCCGGGCAGAGCTCGTCTACCTGGAGGACTCTCCGGACTACTGCAGGAGGAACAGCAGTACGGGGCTGTACGGCACGGAGGGCCGGGAGTGTGTGCAGCATGGAGAGGGTTTGACCCAATGGGAGAGGAGGAGCTGCCGCAGGTTGTGTCATGAGTGCGGCCTGAGGGTGGAGGAAAGGCGCACGGAAGTAGTGAGCAGCTGCAACTGTAAATTCCACTGGTGCTGCAAGGTGAACTGTGAAGACTGCTCCCAGGTTATAGTCAAATACGTGTGCGCCAGGAGGGATGGCGGTGAGGGACACGGCTTTAGAAGGAGATATCGTGGACCAAAACAATAA